The window GTATTAATACAAGATGCCACTAAGTCCTTTGTGAGTTCAAATACAATGTATAGATTTTTAAAAACTGGAGGAAGCATAAAGGTTATAAAAAAAATAAATTTGATAGGGATAAGTGCTAATCCTAAATCGATATATGGATATGAATTTGATAAAAATCAATTCTTAGACAAAATAAGAGCACAAGTTAAACTACCTGTATTTGATGTTATTGGAGGTGGTTAATATTAGATTTTTAGATGACACTGAAAGAGAATCAATAGGTTTTAACTATATAATGAGAAATTTAGATGTATTAACACCATATGGATTAAAGATTAAAAAGAATATAAAAGCATATAAAAAAGATCAAAAGGATACCCTTATCAAGGAATTAAATTACATAGAAACTATAAAAGAAAGTTTTATTGAAAATAAAGATTATCATATGAAGATAGAAAATGTATTATACAAATTCAAAGATATAAGAAAGTCTATTCAAAGATGTGAAAGATCAAATGTTTTAGATGAGGTTGAAATATTTGAGATAAAATGCTTTTGCATTTTAATTGATGAGTTAATAGATATATATAGAAAAATTGATATATGTATAGATGATATAAATTTTAAATTACCAGAGAAAATAATAGATTTATTAGATCCAGAAAAAACAAGGATACCAACATTTTATATATACAATTCGTATAGTGAAAATTTAAGAAAAATAAGATACAGAAAAAAAGAAATAGAACAAAAAATATTCAATTATATGGATGAAGAAATAATATACAACTTAAAACAAGAAAGACTAGAAATAGTAATACTTGAAGAAAAAGAAGAGTTAAAAATAAAAAAATATTTATCAAATGAAATAAATAAATTTGTAGATGATATAAAAATCAATATGAATTCTTTAGGTAAACTTGATTTTTTGATAGGAAAAGCAAAATTAGCTCTTAAGTATGAGGCAGTTAAGCCTCAAATTTGCGATGATATGAACATAAAAATAGAAGATAGTGTAAATCCATATGTAAAAGATATTGTTGAAAAGAAAAATAAAAAATTTGTACCTATAAGCATAGATTTGAATAGTGGATCAACAGTAATAACAGGAGCTAATATGGGTGGAAAAAGTGTTAGTTTAAATACTATAGTTCTAAATTTGATGCTTGGACAAATGGGATTTTTCGTCTTTTGTAAAAAAGCTGAATTCCCAATATTAGATTTTATATATTTCATATCTGATGATATGCAATCTGTATCTAAGGGGCTTAGTACCTTTGGGGCTGAGATATGTAAATTAAAAGAAGTTATAGAATCTATAAAAAGAGGAGATGGATTCGTTGCTCTAGATGAATTTGCAAGAGGAACCAACCCAAAGGAAGGCTCTATATTAGTTAAATCGGTTTGTGAGTATTTAGAAACATTTAAAAGTATAAGCATAATATCTACTCACTATGATGGAGTTATAGATAATAATACGGTTCACTATCAAGTTAGAGGGCTTAAAGATATAGACTTTGATTCTTTAAAATATAAAATAGATTTGAATAAATCAAAATCGATACAGATAATACAAGACAATATGGACTATAGGTTAGAAAGAGTTACGAAGGATTATGAGGTTCCAAAAGATGCATTAAATATATCTATTCTTATGGGACTTGATAGATCAATAGTGAACATAGCAAAACAGTATTACTAAGTAGTTGTTGGGGGGGAGAAAAATAAATGGAAAGTAAACTTAATTTAGATTTTGAGATTGTAGATAAAGCTAGGCAATGTGCTAAAAATATTGCAAATGATGTTCAGGGGTTTATAGATAATCATACTACAGTAGCAGTTGAGAGAACTGTATGTAGGTTATTAGGAATAGATGGAGTTGATGAATACGGTGTACCACTTTCAAATATAGTTGTAGACAGTATAAAGAGTCAAAATATGTTGTCTTTAGGAGCTGCTTTATTCATTGGGAATGCAATGCTTACTTATGAGATAAGTGCTCAGGAGGTAGCAAAGAGAATTAGCAAAAAAGAGATAGATATAACTAAAATTCCTATTCATGATTTGTTTGATATAAAGATGAATCTATTGTCCACGGTAAAAGAAACTATGGATAAGATAGATGCTAATAAGATGAAAAGAGAAGAGTATTTAAATACATTCTCAGATAAGGAAGGACCATATTTGTATGTAATAGTTGCTACTGGAAATATATATGAAGATATAACTCAGGCAAAGGCTGCTGCAAAACAAGGAGCAGATATTATAGCTGTTATAAGAACTACAGGGCAGAGTCTTCTTGATTATGTTCCATATGGTGCCACTACTGAAGGCTTTGGTGGCACTTATGCAACACAAGAAAACTTTAGACTAATGAGAGAGGCTCTTGATGAGGTTGGGGAAGAGCTTGGAAGATATATACGAGTTTGTAATTATTGTTCTGGGCTTTGTATGCCGGAGATTGCTGCCATGGGAGCTATTGAGAGATTAGATGTAATGCTAAATGATGCTTTATATGGAATATTATTTAGAGATATAAATATGAAACGAACAATGATAGATCAGTATTTCTCAAGAGCTATAAATGGATATGCAGGTGTAATCATAAATACAGGTGAAGATAACTATTTGACTACTTCAGATGCAGTAGAGGAAGCTCATACTGTACTTGCATCTCAATTTATAAATGAACAATTTGCACTGGTTGCAGGACTTCCTGAGGAACTTATGGGACTGGGTCATGCATTTGAGATGCATCCTGATATAAAGGATGGATTTTTATTAGAGCTTGCACAAGCTCAAATGGCTAGAGAGATATTTCCAAAGGCACCTCTTAAATATATGCCACCTACAAAGTTCATGACAGGTAATATATTTAAAGGACATATACAAGATGCTATGTTCAATATGATAACTATAATGACGAACCAAAAAATCCACCTTTTAGGGATGTTAACAGAGGCACTTCATACACCTTTTATGGCTGATAGAGCACTTGCAATAGAAAATGCTAGATATGTATTCAACAATATGAGCTCTTTAGGAGAGGAAATAACATTTAAAAAAGGTGGAATAATGGAAAAAAGAGCAGATGAGGTTCTTAATAAAGCGTATGAATTATTAAAAGAAATAGAATCACAAGGATTGTTCAAGACATTAGAAAGAGGAACTTTTGCTGGAATAAAAAGACCTATAGATTCAGGTAAAGGACTTGATGGGGTTATAGAAAAGGATAGCAAATATTTCAATCCATTTATAGATATTATGTTGGGAGGGAAGAGATAATGAGTGGTGGACTTTACTCTATGGATAGTAAGGATTTTGATAAGACTCTTGATTTAACAAAAGTAAAGCCTTATGGAGATACAATGAACGATGGAAAAGTTCAATTAAGCTTTACTCTTCCTGTACAAGATGATGAAAAAGGTATAGAATGCGCAAAGATACTTGCTTCAAAAATGGGGCTTAGTGAACCATCAGTAGCTTACCATGGAAGTTTAGATAAAGAGTTCACCTATTACGTTGTATATGGAAGTTTGAATCATACTGTTGATTATACCAGCGTACATGTTGAAACTGTGGAAGTAGATACAATGACTATGAAAGAGGTAGATGAATATATAAGTGATCATATAAAAAGAAAAGTAGTAATCATAGGAGCTAGCACTGGAACTGATGCTCATACTGTTGGAATAGATGCAATAATGAATATGAAGGGATATGCAGGACATTATGGTCTTGAAAGATACGACATGATAGAAGCATATAACCTTGGAAGTCAGGTTCCTAATGAAGAATTTATAAAAAAAGCTATAGAGCTTAAAGCAGATGTACTTTTGGTATCTCAAACTGTAACTCAAAAAAATGTACACATACAAAACCTAACTAATTTAGTAGAAATATTAGAGGCAGAGGGTTTAAGGGATAAAGTTGTTTTGATATGTGGTGGAGCTAGAATAGATCATGAATTAGCTAAAGAACTTGGATATGATGCTGGATTTGGTGCTGGAAAATATGCAGATGATGTAGCAACATTTGCAGTTACAGAAATGGTTAATAAACAAATTATATAAAGGGGGATACTATGGAGAATTTATTATATGAAAAGGTTAATGAAAATATAGGCATTTTAAAAATAAATAGAGCCAAGTATATGAATAGTTTAAATAAAGAGACTTTGAATGAGTTAGACATATTTTTAGATGAAATAGAAAAAGATAAAAATCTTCATGTATTAATAATATCTGGTGAAGGTGAGAAAGCTTTTGTAGCTGGAGCTGATATTAAACAAATGAAAGCTATGAATTGTGTTGAAGCTATGAGATTTTCAAAACTCGGAAATAAGGTATTTAAAAAAATAGAGAACTTACAAAAGGTTGTAATAGGTGCTATAAATGGATACTGCTTAGGTGGAGGATTAGAACTGGCACTAGCTTGTGATATTAGAATAGGAAATGAAAAGTCTAAATTTGCACAACCAGAGGTTGGACTTGGCATAATTCCAGGGTTTGGAGCAACACAAAGATTATCAAATGTTGTAGGAATTTCAAAAGCTAAAGAAATGATATATACAGGGGATATGATAGGTTCAAAAGAGGCTTTAAGAATAGGTATTTTAAATAAAATAGAAGAAGATCCTATAAAAGAATCAATAGAAATGGCAAATAAGATAATTAAAAAAGCTCCTATTGCTGTAAAACAAGCTAAAAAAGCTATAAATTTTGCTTATAACAAAAATCTATGCACTGATTATGAGGTTGAATGCTTTAGTACTTGTTTTAGCACGACAGATCAAAAAGAGGGCATGAGTGCATTTGATGAAAAAAGAAAGGCAAACTTTTTAAATAAATAGGGGGGATTTTCATGAAGATTGGGGTAATAGGAACTGGAACTATGGGAAGTGGCATTGCACAGGTTTTTATAGAAAAAGGATATGAGGTTATATTAAACGGAATTAGTGAAAGTGAAATAAAAAATGGATTTAATATTATAGATAAAAATTTAGATAGAAAAGTTAAAAAAGAAAAAATAACATTAGAAGATAAAGAAGCTATTCTAGAAAAACTTAATATTTGTGTTGAAATAGATGAATTAAAGGAATGTGATATTGTAGTTGAAGCCATAGTTGAGAATATGGAAGTAAAAAAAGAATTGTTTAAAAAATTAGATGAAGTAGTTAAAGAAGATACAATACTTGCTACTAATACATCATCTCTTAGTATAACGGAAATAGCTCTTTCCACAAAAAGACCTGATAAGGTAATAGGAATGCATTTTTTC is drawn from Tepidibacter hydrothermalis and contains these coding sequences:
- a CDS encoding OAM dimerization domain-containing protein, producing MSGGLYSMDSKDFDKTLDLTKVKPYGDTMNDGKVQLSFTLPVQDDEKGIECAKILASKMGLSEPSVAYHGSLDKEFTYYVVYGSLNHTVDYTSVHVETVEVDTMTMKEVDEYISDHIKRKVVIIGASTGTDAHTVGIDAIMNMKGYAGHYGLERYDMIEAYNLGSQVPNEEFIKKAIELKADVLLVSQTVTQKNVHIQNLTNLVEILEAEGLRDKVVLICGGARIDHELAKELGYDAGFGAGKYADDVATFAVTEMVNKQII
- a CDS encoding lysine 5,6-aminomutase subunit alpha yields the protein MESKLNLDFEIVDKARQCAKNIANDVQGFIDNHTTVAVERTVCRLLGIDGVDEYGVPLSNIVVDSIKSQNMLSLGAALFIGNAMLTYEISAQEVAKRISKKEIDITKIPIHDLFDIKMNLLSTVKETMDKIDANKMKREEYLNTFSDKEGPYLYVIVATGNIYEDITQAKAAAKQGADIIAVIRTTGQSLLDYVPYGATTEGFGGTYATQENFRLMREALDEVGEELGRYIRVCNYCSGLCMPEIAAMGAIERLDVMLNDALYGILFRDINMKRTMIDQYFSRAINGYAGVIINTGEDNYLTTSDAVEEAHTVLASQFINEQFALVAGLPEELMGLGHAFEMHPDIKDGFLLELAQAQMAREIFPKAPLKYMPPTKFMTGNIFKGHIQDAMFNMITIMTNQKIHLLGMLTEALHTPFMADRALAIENARYVFNNMSSLGEEITFKKGGIMEKRADEVLNKAYELLKEIESQGLFKTLERGTFAGIKRPIDSGKGLDGVIEKDSKYFNPFIDIMLGGKR
- a CDS encoding enoyl-CoA hydratase-related protein, with the translated sequence MENLLYEKVNENIGILKINRAKYMNSLNKETLNELDIFLDEIEKDKNLHVLIISGEGEKAFVAGADIKQMKAMNCVEAMRFSKLGNKVFKKIENLQKVVIGAINGYCLGGGLELALACDIRIGNEKSKFAQPEVGLGIIPGFGATQRLSNVVGISKAKEMIYTGDMIGSKEALRIGILNKIEEDPIKESIEMANKIIKKAPIAVKQAKKAINFAYNKNLCTDYEVECFSTCFSTTDQKEGMSAFDEKRKANFLNK
- a CDS encoding MutS-related protein, whose amino-acid sequence is MVNIRFLDDTERESIGFNYIMRNLDVLTPYGLKIKKNIKAYKKDQKDTLIKELNYIETIKESFIENKDYHMKIENVLYKFKDIRKSIQRCERSNVLDEVEIFEIKCFCILIDELIDIYRKIDICIDDINFKLPEKIIDLLDPEKTRIPTFYIYNSYSENLRKIRYRKKEIEQKIFNYMDEEIIYNLKQERLEIVILEEKEELKIKKYLSNEINKFVDDIKINMNSLGKLDFLIGKAKLALKYEAVKPQICDDMNIKIEDSVNPYVKDIVEKKNKKFVPISIDLNSGSTVITGANMGGKSVSLNTIVLNLMLGQMGFFVFCKKAEFPILDFIYFISDDMQSVSKGLSTFGAEICKLKEVIESIKRGDGFVALDEFARGTNPKEGSILVKSVCEYLETFKSISIISTHYDGVIDNNTVHYQVRGLKDIDFDSLKYKIDLNKSKSIQIIQDNMDYRLERVTKDYEVPKDALNISILMGLDRSIVNIAKQYY